In Candidatus Nomurabacteria bacterium, a genomic segment contains:
- a CDS encoding ABC transporter permease, with protein MSSATLSRVFKFAFQNFYRNAWLSVVTIVILSLTLFMISTLVTAQALGNQAINSVLSKVDVSIFFTANTSTQQVESLADQLRNRPEVDSLEVISADDALEKFREENSDDPVIQESIEELGLNPLGPVLVLQAKDLEDYPTILEFFDTESVAPLIQDKDRDFASKQLVIERLTAIVKNLREVGFIVVAIFILIAFLVIFNTIRITIYTHREEIGIMKLVGASNNFVRVPFLIESVLYAIIATIVTALLFYPAVVSSTPAINNFFTGYDFSFLGYFQAEFWKVVLLQLGTAILLSIFSAAVAVGRYLKV; from the coding sequence ATGTCATCCGCAACCCTCTCAAGAGTATTTAAGTTCGCATTTCAAAATTTTTACCGAAATGCCTGGTTATCAGTGGTGACTATTGTCATACTTTCCTTGACTCTTTTCATGATCAGCACTCTGGTGACCGCGCAAGCATTGGGAAATCAAGCGATTAATTCCGTGCTGAGCAAAGTCGATGTTTCGATATTCTTTACCGCAAATACAAGCACCCAGCAGGTAGAGTCATTAGCTGATCAATTGCGAAATCGTCCAGAGGTGGATTCGCTTGAGGTAATTAGTGCTGATGATGCTCTGGAAAAGTTTCGAGAAGAAAACTCGGATGATCCGGTTATCCAGGAATCAATTGAAGAGCTAGGCTTAAATCCATTAGGGCCGGTCTTGGTTTTACAGGCAAAAGATTTAGAGGATTATCCGACTATACTTGAATTCTTTGATACCGAAAGTGTTGCCCCGCTCATTCAGGACAAAGACAGGGATTTTGCAAGTAAGCAATTAGTTATCGAGCGACTTACTGCAATTGTAAAAAATCTCCGCGAAGTTGGTTTTATTGTTGTAGCAATTTTTATCCTTATTGCCTTTTTGGTCATCTTTAACACCATCCGTATTACTATTTATACGCACCGTGAGGAAATCGGCATCATGAAACTGGTTGGTGCTTCAAACAATTTTGTTCGCGTACCTTTCCTTATTGAAAGTGTGCTGTACGCTATCATTGCGACGATTGTTACTGCCTTGCTTTTCTATCCTGCGGTAGTTAGTTCAACCCCGGCAATTAATAATTTCTTTACAGGGTACGATTTCTCCTTCCTTGGGTATTTCCAGGCCGAATTTTGGAAAGTAGTCTTACTGCAGCTCGGTACAGCCATCCTTTTGAGCATATTCAGTGCGGCAGTGGCTGTAGGCCGTTATTTGAAGGTTTGA